In one window of Candidatus Dormiibacterota bacterium DNA:
- a CDS encoding ArgE/DapE family deacylase produces MIAERPETRALQALDTDACIRLAQDLVRIPSVTGNERAAQDLVALVLEEAGLEVDRFEADVSRLKAHPRFPGMEVERTEAVLVAGLLGQKGERSLVLNGHVDVVPLGDRQAWHASPWSAHIQAGRMYGRGACDMKAGLAVGISAAAALKKSGLPLRGRLVVQSVVGEEDGGIGTFAMADRGYRADAAYVLEPTRLRLIPAQAGALTFRLRIGGRSAHASVRYEGVSAIEKFELVEGRLRQLERSLNQQPHPLFRDYPIAYALNIGRIRSGSWSSTVPDELECEGRVGVPVGMAAAEVRRQFAAALADAAQRDGWLSEHPPQLEWYGGQFDAVEVDPDLPAFAALRAAHTQEFDVPPEVVGAPYGSDMRLLVHEAETPAILYGPGDIRQAHATDEWIAVNEIVQAARVVTAAAARYLAA; encoded by the coding sequence GTGATCGCCGAGCGACCAGAGACCCGGGCGCTGCAAGCGCTCGACACGGACGCCTGCATCCGGCTGGCGCAGGATCTCGTCCGGATCCCTTCGGTGACCGGCAACGAGCGCGCGGCACAGGATCTCGTGGCGCTCGTGCTCGAGGAGGCGGGGCTCGAGGTCGACCGCTTCGAGGCGGACGTTAGCCGGCTCAAGGCCCATCCACGATTTCCCGGCATGGAGGTGGAGCGGACGGAGGCCGTGCTCGTGGCCGGCCTGCTGGGGCAGAAGGGGGAGCGATCGCTGGTCCTCAACGGCCACGTCGACGTCGTCCCGCTCGGAGACCGCCAGGCCTGGCATGCCTCTCCCTGGTCGGCACACATTCAGGCGGGGCGGATGTACGGGCGCGGCGCGTGCGACATGAAGGCGGGCCTCGCGGTCGGCATCAGCGCCGCCGCGGCCCTCAAGAAAAGCGGGCTGCCGCTACGTGGCCGGCTCGTTGTGCAAAGCGTCGTCGGCGAGGAGGATGGCGGCATTGGCACCTTCGCCATGGCGGATCGCGGCTATCGCGCAGATGCCGCCTACGTCCTGGAACCGACCCGGCTGCGGCTGATCCCGGCGCAGGCCGGCGCACTGACGTTCCGGCTACGGATCGGCGGCCGGTCGGCGCACGCCTCGGTTCGCTACGAGGGCGTCAGCGCGATCGAGAAGTTCGAGCTGGTCGAAGGCCGGCTCCGGCAACTCGAGCGATCCCTGAATCAGCAGCCACATCCACTCTTCCGCGACTACCCGATAGCCTACGCGCTCAATATCGGTCGCATTCGGTCGGGTTCATGGTCGTCGACCGTGCCCGACGAGTTGGAGTGTGAAGGTCGCGTCGGCGTGCCGGTCGGCATGGCGGCGGCGGAGGTGCGCCGTCAGTTTGCCGCGGCCCTCGCCGATGCCGCACAGCGCGATGGCTGGCTCAGTGAGCATCCGCCGCAGCTCGAGTGGTACGGGGGACAGTTCGATGCGGTCGAGGTTGACCCGGATCTTCCGGCCTTCGCGGCGCTCCGCGCCGCGCACACGCAGGAGTTCGATGTGCCGCCCGAGGTCGTAGGTGCTCCGTACGGATCCGACATGCGCTTGCTGGTGCACGAAGCCGAGACACCGGCCATCCTCTACGGACCAGGCGATATCCGCCAGGCGCACGCCACTGACGAGTGGATCGCGGTGAACGAAATCGTGCAGGCGGCCCGCGTCGTTACCGCCGCGGCAGCCCGATACCTCGCGGCCTGA
- a CDS encoding Clp protease N-terminal domain-containing protein produces the protein MATTSQPTSGSSADGWTLKQISNEIPLTDSARDVLEVAQRFAAQTGAPTVEPLHVLYGLVFLPRNPARRALEAMGANIEQLETPRVGAGNATPSSWKTVPIGSATRYMLNHAHREAEQLGHYRVDPLHMLLALLYKDSTSTAEVLEKAGVTFYALRQYLTTPGSATKGLRSRPLPSLDGVVRVSPVFAIPLGATIIGGVGLWSGAAPGLTIPLSILLVVGGWVTSLCIHEFGHAFVAFLGGDRSVASAGYLSLNPLKYTHPVLSIALPLVFLLIGGIGLPGGAVYLNERAIRNDRWRTLASAAGPLGNLLFAVLIAWPFLVFGGVPPFGDVHFWAALAFLVFLQVTAIVLNLIPIPGFDGFGMIAPWLSIELRILASRLGMLPLLILFFLLWRGGPVSAAFWNFVYSLTGLLNVPVDLIIYGQQQIPRL, from the coding sequence ATGGCCACCACTTCCCAACCGACCAGCGGCAGCTCCGCCGACGGTTGGACGCTGAAGCAGATCAGCAACGAGATCCCCCTCACCGACTCGGCTCGGGATGTGCTCGAAGTCGCGCAGCGATTCGCGGCACAAACCGGGGCACCCACCGTCGAACCCCTGCATGTGCTCTATGGCCTCGTGTTCTTGCCACGCAACCCCGCCCGTCGGGCTCTCGAAGCGATGGGGGCGAACATCGAGCAGCTGGAGACGCCTCGGGTCGGTGCTGGCAACGCCACACCCTCATCCTGGAAGACGGTGCCGATTGGCAGCGCGACGCGGTACATGCTAAACCACGCGCACCGGGAAGCCGAGCAGCTGGGCCACTATCGGGTGGATCCGCTTCACATGCTGCTCGCCCTCTTGTATAAGGACTCGACATCGACGGCAGAGGTGCTGGAGAAGGCCGGCGTGACCTTTTATGCGCTCCGCCAGTACCTCACGACGCCCGGCTCCGCGACCAAAGGACTCCGCAGCCGGCCACTGCCGTCGCTCGATGGCGTGGTGCGCGTGAGCCCGGTCTTCGCCATCCCGCTCGGTGCCACGATCATCGGGGGTGTCGGGCTCTGGTCCGGGGCCGCCCCGGGTCTCACGATCCCGCTGAGCATCTTGCTCGTCGTCGGTGGCTGGGTGACGTCACTCTGCATTCACGAGTTCGGCCACGCGTTCGTCGCCTTCCTGGGTGGTGACCGATCGGTCGCGTCCGCCGGCTACCTCTCGCTGAACCCACTCAAGTACACGCACCCCGTGCTCAGCATCGCCCTGCCACTTGTGTTTCTCCTGATTGGCGGGATCGGTTTGCCTGGCGGCGCGGTCTATCTCAACGAGCGTGCCATTCGCAACGATCGCTGGCGCACGCTCGCCTCGGCCGCAGGCCCGCTCGGCAACCTCCTGTTTGCCGTATTGATCGCATGGCCATTCCTCGTGTTTGGCGGCGTCCCGCCATTCGGCGACGTCCATTTCTGGGCCGCCCTGGCCTTCCTCGTCTTCCTCCAGGTCACGGCGATCGTGCTCAACCTGATTCCGATTCCTGGCTTCGACGGATTCGGAATGATCGCCCCCTGGCTGTCGATCGAGCTGCGTATTCTCGCCAGCCGGTTAGGGATGCTGCCCTTGCTGATTCTCTTCTTCCTGCTCTGGCGGGGCGGGCCGGTGAGCGCCGCGTTCTGGAACTTTGTCTACAGCCTGACGGGTCTTCTGAACGTGCCCGTCGATCTGATCATTTACGGCCAGCAGCAGATACCCCGCTTATAG
- a CDS encoding DUF5670 family protein, whose product MAILIWAIVAILVILWLAGIGFHIGGTLIFLLLLLAIIGVVYQLSVAMRTGTGQHHHTTEVREVEHTDV is encoded by the coding sequence TTGGCAATTCTGATCTGGGCGATCGTCGCGATTCTCGTGATTCTCTGGCTGGCCGGCATCGGCTTTCACATCGGCGGCACCCTCATCTTCCTCTTGCTCTTGCTGGCGATCATCGGCGTCGTCTACCAGCTGTCCGTCGCGATGCGCACGGGCACCGGGCAGCACCACCACACCACCGAGGTCAGGGAGGTCGAGCACACAGACGTCTGA
- a CDS encoding lysophospholipid acyltransferase family protein, whose product MTVPAWTQRGSIRGARAVLQTFLIFPLMGAFSPLTVIDRYRVKPLKGGAVFVSNHSSALDAVVMLQALPARFRFRAFVVAAADSIFKRKWEGALTQLLINTFPIPRAGGARPALDRLKEHLAHRWSVVIFPEGTLSRTGNIGTFKKGAAILAIDAGVPIVPAYVDGLYEVFPRFRRIPRRHPASIKFGDPLYPQSGEDYDTFIARTEQAVRTLAGPKGLLRDEPAPTGSASAEGSNYWY is encoded by the coding sequence GTGACGGTTCCCGCCTGGACCCAGCGAGGATCGATCCGCGGTGCGCGCGCCGTGCTGCAAACCTTCCTGATCTTTCCGCTGATGGGCGCCTTCTCGCCGCTCACCGTGATCGACCGCTACCGGGTCAAGCCTCTCAAGGGCGGTGCGGTCTTCGTCTCCAACCATAGCAGCGCCCTCGATGCGGTCGTGATGCTCCAGGCGCTCCCCGCCCGCTTCCGCTTCAGGGCCTTTGTGGTCGCAGCCGCCGACTCGATCTTCAAGCGCAAATGGGAGGGGGCCCTGACGCAACTGCTGATCAACACGTTTCCGATTCCGCGGGCGGGTGGCGCCCGACCCGCGCTGGATCGATTGAAGGAACATCTCGCCCATCGCTGGTCGGTCGTCATCTTTCCCGAGGGGACGTTGTCCCGGACCGGCAATATCGGGACCTTCAAAAAAGGCGCCGCGATCCTGGCCATCGACGCCGGGGTGCCGATCGTGCCGGCCTACGTCGACGGCCTCTACGAGGTCTTTCCCCGGTTCCGCCGAATCCCCAGGCGGCACCCGGCGAGCATCAAATTCGGCGATCCCCTTTACCCGCAGTCGGGCGAGGACTACGACACCTTCATTGCCCGGACGGAGCAAGCCGTCCGCACGCTGGCCGGGCCCAAGGGGCTGCTGCGGGACGAGCCGGCGCCAACGGGCTCAGCCTCAGCCGAGGGCTCGAATTACTGGTACTGA
- the glpX gene encoding class II fructose-bisphosphatase, producing the protein MARPLGATESVSAEISRNLALELVRVTEAGALASARWMGRGDKNNADGAAVDAMRRALGLVTMDGIVVIGEGEKDEAPMLYIGERIGTGEPPQVDVAVDPIDGTTLLSKGLPNAISVVAMAAGRGSLYDARHVHYMHKIATGSDAAGSLNIDDPVAVNLQRVARAKRMRVSNLTVVILDRPRHEGLVKEVRETGARIKMITDGDVAGAVMTAIDGTGLDLLMGIGGSPEAVLAAAALKCLGGEIQCKLYARNPEEKEKAEAAGADFDRVLGIDDLVRSDDVFFAATGITDGEMLQGVKYHMNWAETESLVTRSRSGTLRRIYARHHWGYKQREWLGQPEEG; encoded by the coding sequence ATGGCTCGCCCGCTCGGGGCGACCGAAAGCGTGTCTGCCGAGATCAGCCGAAACCTGGCCCTCGAGCTGGTTCGGGTCACCGAGGCCGGGGCTCTGGCCAGTGCGCGCTGGATGGGCCGGGGGGACAAGAACAACGCCGATGGCGCCGCGGTCGACGCCATGCGGCGTGCGCTCGGCCTCGTCACGATGGATGGGATCGTCGTCATCGGCGAGGGTGAGAAGGATGAAGCGCCGATGCTCTACATCGGCGAGCGGATCGGCACCGGCGAGCCTCCGCAAGTCGATGTGGCGGTTGACCCGATTGACGGCACGACGCTGCTCTCGAAGGGACTGCCCAACGCGATCTCCGTCGTCGCCATGGCCGCCGGGCGCGGGTCGCTCTACGACGCCAGGCACGTCCACTACATGCACAAGATTGCGACCGGCTCCGATGCTGCCGGCTCGCTGAACATCGATGACCCGGTGGCGGTCAACCTGCAACGGGTTGCTCGAGCGAAGCGCATGCGCGTCAGCAATCTCACGGTGGTCATCCTCGACCGGCCGCGACATGAGGGGCTGGTCAAGGAAGTCCGCGAGACGGGCGCCCGCATCAAGATGATCACCGACGGCGATGTCGCCGGCGCCGTCATGACCGCCATCGACGGCACCGGTCTCGACCTGCTCATGGGCATCGGCGGATCGCCCGAAGCCGTGCTGGCTGCCGCCGCGCTGAAATGCCTCGGCGGCGAGATCCAGTGCAAGCTCTACGCCCGCAACCCCGAAGAGAAAGAGAAAGCCGAAGCCGCCGGCGCGGATTTCGACCGCGTGCTCGGCATCGACGACCTGGTCCGTAGCGACGATGTTTTCTTCGCCGCCACCGGGATCACCGATGGCGAGATGCTCCAGGGCGTCAAGTACCACATGAACTGGGCGGAGACGGAATCGCTGGTCACACGTAGCCGGTCGGGCACGCTTCGCCGGATTTACGCGCGCCACCACTGGGGCTACAAGCAGCGGGAGTGGCTGGGCCAGCCCGAAGAAGGCTAG
- a CDS encoding CPBP family intramembrane glutamic endopeptidase, whose protein sequence is MTAAPAVLRTTVASSWSWMRLDLAVRLVPLTLVPFVFSWLTGTPLRDLGLVITHPSRDLLVAIPAAAAGFAIAAAFNVYLSRRSGRWFVPTEPDLLVQSAYYLVLNAPIEEWFFRGFLQGSLARWWNAPLLAVLTATAVFGAYHFIDRWGWRPVVGATAAGLTLGLIYLWQPSPPSLLAPVVVHAAITCGFLSLGPYLVYRWRLVGRG, encoded by the coding sequence GTGACGGCCGCGCCGGCTGTCCTGCGCACAACCGTTGCGAGCAGCTGGTCGTGGATGCGCCTCGACCTGGCGGTTCGGCTCGTCCCGCTCACCCTTGTCCCCTTCGTCTTCAGCTGGCTAACCGGGACGCCGCTGCGCGACCTCGGGCTGGTGATCACGCATCCATCGCGCGACCTTCTCGTGGCGATCCCCGCCGCGGCGGCAGGCTTTGCCATTGCCGCGGCCTTCAACGTCTATCTCTCGCGCCGCAGCGGCCGCTGGTTCGTGCCCACGGAGCCGGACCTGCTCGTGCAGAGCGCCTATTACCTTGTGCTCAACGCCCCCATCGAAGAGTGGTTCTTTAGGGGATTCCTGCAGGGCAGCCTGGCTCGCTGGTGGAACGCGCCGTTGCTCGCCGTGCTCACAGCCACCGCGGTGTTCGGCGCCTATCACTTCATCGATCGCTGGGGTTGGCGCCCGGTCGTCGGGGCGACGGCCGCTGGCCTGACGCTGGGTCTGATCTATCTCTGGCAGCCGTCGCCGCCATCGTTACTCGCCCCCGTGGTGGTCCACGCCGCGATCACCTGCGGCTTTCTCAGCCTCGGGCCCTACCTCGTGTATCGCTGGCGCCTGGTCGGTCGGGGCTAG
- a CDS encoding Dabb family protein encodes MLRHVALFRWKPETTAEDVSKVEAALHQLPAKIPCIQSYRYGRDLGVQSGNADFALVADFSDQEGLQTYANHPDHQAVIQNLIRPILAQREAIQYVIDHSD; translated from the coding sequence GTGCTGCGCCACGTTGCCCTCTTCCGCTGGAAGCCGGAGACCACCGCCGAGGACGTGTCCAAGGTCGAGGCGGCCCTGCATCAATTGCCCGCCAAGATCCCGTGCATCCAGTCCTACCGATACGGCCGCGATCTCGGCGTCCAGTCCGGCAACGCCGATTTTGCGCTGGTGGCGGACTTCAGTGATCAGGAAGGGTTGCAGACCTACGCGAACCATCCGGACCACCAGGCGGTGATTCAGAACCTGATCCGGCCCATTCTCGCGCAGCGCGAGGCGATCCAGTACGTCATCGACCACTCGGATTAA
- a CDS encoding MFS transporter produces the protein MSQKWRTMLGVSLGAFCPPIGISTISIGLPVIAGALHQPVTSAEWVIVTYVLVITSLLMTFGRLGDLISTKRLYVVGFVVFTLGALASGLSPGFGWLLASRALQGLGGAMMFSVAAAIVTRAFPPTELGLALGINAVFIYAGLTAGPLIGAFVLVTGSWRGLFLVNLPLGLGGILLALLFLREDARPQRREPTRFDVPGALLGSLALFCLLLLLSQAPSWGILSPAVLGLLVLSAGLAIGFVRWERRASAPMVDLSMFGDRLFSAALASSVLAYLAIFMLNLLVPFYLIHGLGFDYFHAGILLTPVPVAMLVFAPISGWLSDRVGSRALTSGGMILVAISFYWLSRLGLHPSYADLVPPLLVNGVGTGLFTSPNNSAVMGAVRAARTGTAAGLLATSRNLGMALGTATAAAVIAFRIPAHLAEHAGPTAAALASYQDGFLVAGIAALLAAVTSMVRGSAASADQSSRAVEQQAIG, from the coding sequence ATGTCGCAAAAGTGGCGCACCATGCTTGGTGTTTCGCTGGGGGCGTTTTGCCCACCGATCGGCATCAGCACGATTTCAATCGGACTCCCCGTGATCGCGGGTGCGTTGCACCAGCCGGTCACGTCGGCGGAATGGGTGATCGTCACCTACGTGCTCGTCATCACGTCGCTGCTGATGACGTTTGGGCGACTGGGCGATCTGATCTCGACCAAGCGGCTTTATGTTGTGGGCTTTGTCGTCTTCACGCTAGGCGCCCTCGCCAGCGGGCTCAGCCCCGGCTTCGGATGGCTGCTCGCGAGCCGCGCGTTGCAGGGGCTGGGCGGCGCGATGATGTTCTCGGTTGCCGCCGCCATCGTCACGCGTGCCTTCCCGCCGACTGAACTAGGCCTGGCGCTCGGCATCAATGCCGTCTTCATCTATGCCGGGCTCACCGCCGGGCCCCTAATCGGCGCATTCGTCCTCGTCACCGGGTCGTGGCGCGGTCTCTTCCTTGTCAACCTGCCGCTCGGCCTCGGCGGCATCCTCCTCGCGCTGCTCTTCTTGCGCGAAGATGCCAGGCCGCAACGCCGAGAGCCCACGCGCTTCGACGTTCCCGGTGCACTGCTGGGCTCGCTCGCGCTCTTCTGCCTCTTGCTTCTATTGAGCCAGGCCCCGAGCTGGGGCATCCTGTCGCCCGCCGTACTCGGCCTGCTGGTGCTGAGCGCCGGGCTCGCGATTGGCTTCGTCCGATGGGAACGCCGGGCTTCAGCACCCATGGTCGACCTTTCGATGTTCGGTGACCGGCTCTTCTCGGCGGCGCTGGCCAGCAGCGTGCTGGCCTACCTCGCGATCTTCATGCTCAACCTGCTGGTCCCCTTCTACCTAATCCACGGGCTGGGGTTCGATTACTTCCACGCCGGGATCCTGCTGACACCGGTGCCGGTCGCGATGCTGGTCTTCGCGCCAATCAGCGGCTGGCTCTCGGACCGCGTCGGGTCGCGTGCTCTGACCTCGGGCGGGATGATCCTGGTTGCCATCAGCTTCTACTGGTTGAGCCGGCTCGGGCTTCATCCGAGTTACGCCGACCTCGTCCCGCCACTGCTGGTCAACGGAGTGGGCACCGGTCTCTTTACGTCGCCGAACAACAGCGCCGTGATGGGCGCGGTGCGAGCGGCGCGAACGGGGACCGCGGCCGGCCTGCTCGCCACCAGCCGCAATCTCGGCATGGCGCTGGGCACTGCCACCGCCGCCGCCGTCATCGCGTTTCGAATACCGGCCCACCTGGCCGAGCATGCCGGACCGACGGCGGCCGCGCTCGCGTCGTATCAGGACGGCTTCCTGGTCGCCGGCATCGCCGCGCTGCTGGCCGCGGTGACGTCGATGGTGCGCGGGTCCGCGGCCTCGGCCGATCAGTCGTCGCGGGCCGTCGAGCAGCAGGCGATCGGGTAA
- a CDS encoding MarR family transcriptional regulator — protein MAAELKPAELRAWAAFLDAQAALLRQLESELIEKENMTLAEFDVLIQLGMAPDRRLRMTELSERVRLSRSGLTRLVDRLVQAGLVKRGKCAEDRRGTFAILTTVGGSRLHRARPVHLRGVREHFGKRLSAAQLSALADALEPLGRPMRTTPAGAD, from the coding sequence ATGGCCGCCGAGCTCAAACCTGCCGAACTGCGTGCCTGGGCGGCCTTCCTAGATGCCCAGGCCGCCCTACTCCGCCAGCTGGAATCGGAACTCATCGAAAAAGAGAACATGACCCTCGCCGAGTTCGACGTCCTCATCCAGCTCGGGATGGCCCCCGACCGGCGCCTCCGCATGACGGAGCTGTCGGAGCGGGTCCGCCTGAGCCGCAGCGGTCTTACCCGCCTAGTCGACCGCCTGGTTCAGGCCGGCCTCGTGAAGCGGGGCAAGTGTGCCGAGGACCGGCGGGGCACCTTCGCGATCTTGACGACGGTTGGCGGATCCCGCCTGCACCGTGCCAGGCCGGTCCACCTGCGCGGCGTCCGGGAGCATTTTGGCAAGCGCCTATCCGCAGCGCAGCTGTCTGCGCTAGCCGATGCCCTAGAGCCGCTCGGGCGTCCCATGCGGACCACACCGGCCGGCGCCGACTGA
- a CDS encoding YceI family protein, translating to MKWAIDPSHSSVTFTIRHMMSKVRGQMKAKEGYIEVDNDNLNTAKVDVVLDAATVDTGVEMRDNHLRSADGHFDVEKYPTITFKSTRVEGKEPSDFKVIGDVTIRGKSKEVTLNASFNGEGKDPWGNRRVSFSAETKLNRKDYDLTWNQALEAGGFLLGDDVKLEIDLEAVPAPTPAAAKKEIEVEAAVESR from the coding sequence ATGAAGTGGGCAATCGATCCGAGTCATAGCAGCGTCACGTTTACGATCCGGCACATGATGTCGAAAGTGCGCGGCCAGATGAAGGCCAAAGAGGGCTACATCGAGGTCGACAACGACAACCTGAACACGGCGAAAGTCGACGTTGTCCTCGATGCGGCGACCGTCGATACCGGGGTTGAGATGCGTGACAACCACCTGCGCAGCGCCGATGGGCACTTTGACGTCGAGAAATACCCGACCATCACCTTCAAGAGCACGCGCGTCGAAGGTAAGGAGCCCTCGGACTTCAAGGTGATCGGTGACGTGACCATCCGCGGCAAAAGCAAGGAGGTCACGCTCAACGCCAGCTTCAACGGCGAGGGCAAGGACCCGTGGGGCAACCGCCGCGTGAGCTTCTCCGCCGAGACCAAGCTGAACCGTAAGGACTACGACCTGACCTGGAACCAGGCACTCGAGGCCGGCGGCTTCCTGCTCGGTGACGATGTCAAGCTCGAGATCGACCTCGAGGCGGTCCCGGCGCCGACCCCAGCTGCGGCCAAGAAGGAAATCGAGGTCGAAGCCGCGGTCGAGTCCCGCTAA